In one window of Danaus plexippus chromosome 7, MEX_DaPlex, whole genome shotgun sequence DNA:
- the LOC116770598 gene encoding DNA repair protein XRCC1 isoform X5: MPRVKIDYVVSMSSEDPENPANNLLSWEINKKKWLCKTGETSCSVVLQLTKAVQIESITIGTYHTSMLEVLVGSSEKPNETFEVLVPSCVLCSPREARGAPVERVKSFTRDELTSVRQRRWDRLRLVCSQPYNRHCKYGISFVHIFEPESPTLSGHTALSISRTFRLEELGSEDEEFRPGELFHKHKQDQKTHNSTDAQIRQATSRALNNIGDSSTRLTKTPISKTSNRPSDQSSNYSTREKRSLMYTEDDEQPHQKIDRVIERHGREKQREDGKKKTDQEAKKKKTGSKREESKGDEKNKETKHTDNRTQDQTHTTLMNSTKRKHSQEAPSRAPARPLSSLLSDVVFSISGYVNPRRASVRAAALRMGAHYTPDVTADCTHLICAFPNTPKLRLVRGSVAVVKAEWVEDCLRSGTRLKETTYDTRGGAGGRHQDSERTGDGGGGGRGRCSNGDSAETEHDTDDEIEQVMRRQKRKRLSEEEEEGGEEDRDVMCDTDEEDGEQRREEIDARKLLCNVKYHSGEEDEGGKA, from the exons ATGCCTCGAGTTAAAATTGATTACGTTGTGAGCATGAGCAGTGAGGACCCT GAAAATCCggcaaacaatttattatcgtgggaaataaataaaaagaaatggcTTTGTAAGACGGGGGAGACCTCTTGTTCAGTAGTTCTACAGCTGACTAAGGCTGTCCAG ATAGAATCGATCACGATTGGAACATACCACACGTCTATGTTAGAGGTGTTAGTAGGATCATCAGAGAAGCCCAATGAAACCTTTGAG GTGTTAGTCCCGAGTTGTGTGCTGTGTTCTCCACGAGAGGCTCGCGGAGCACCAGTTGAGAGAGTGAAGAGCTTTACACGAGATGAACTGACATCTGTCCGACAGAGACGCTGGGACCGATTGAGACTAGTCTGCTCACAACCTTACAACAGACACTGCAAG TATGGAATCTCATTTGTTCATATCTTTGAACCGGAAAGTCCAACTCTGTCCGGTCACACAGCCTTGTCTATCTCTCGCACGTTCCGCCTCGAGGAGCTTGGTTCAGAGGATGAAGAGTTCCGTCCTGGGGAACTGTTCCATAAACACAAACAAGACCAGAAAACACATAATAGTACTG ATGCACAAATCAGACAAGCGACGTCGCGGGCACTGAACAACATAGGCGACTCCTCCACCAGATTAACAAAGACGCCAATATCGAAAACTAGCAACAGACCGTCTGATCAAAGCTCGAATTATTCCACTCGAGAAAAGAGGAGTCTCATGTATACAGAGGATGACGAGCAACCACACCAGAAAATAGATAGAGTTATAGAAAGACATGGGAGAGAGAAACAGAGAGAAGATGGAAAAAAGAAAACTGACCAGGAGGCCAAGAAGAAGAAGACCGGCAGTAAGAGAGAAGAAAGTAAGGGAGATGAGAAGAACAAGGAGACAAAACATACAGACAATCGGACTCAGGACCAGACACATACTACATTAATGAATTCCACTAAAAGGAAACACTCCCAGGAAG CCCCATCCCGGGCTCCGGCCCGTCCCCTGTCTTCTCTTCTGTCGGATGTGGTGTTCTCTATTTCGGGATACGTGAACCCGCGTCGAGCGTCGGTCCGCGCGGCCGCTCTCCGGATGGGTGCGCACTACACGCCCGACGTCACCGCCGACTGCACACATCTCAT CTGTGCCTTCCCCAACACTCCAAAACTCCGCCTGGTGCGGGGAAGCGTGGCCGTCGTCAAGGCCGAGTGGGTCGAAGACTGTCTGCGCTCGGGGACCAGGCTGAAGGAGACGACATACGACACGAGGGGAGGGGCGGGGGGGCGCCACCAGGACAGTGAGAGGACGGGAGACGGGGGAGGAGGAGGGAGGGGGCGATGTAGTAACGGTGACTCCGCAGAGACGGAGCATGACACGGACGACGAAATAGAACAAGTCATGCGACGACAAAAGAGAAAACGACTCAGTGAAGAGGAAGAAGAGGGAGGGGAGGAAGACCGGGATGTGATGTGCGACACGGACGAGGAGGACGGAGAACAGAGGCGGGAGGAGATAGACGCCCGTAAG CTGCTGTGCAACGTCAAATATCACTCAGGGGAAGAGGACGAAGGAGGCAAGGCGTGA
- the LOC116770598 gene encoding DNA repair protein XRCC1 isoform X3, which translates to MPRVKIDYVVSMSSEDPENPANNLLSWEINKKKWLCKTGETSCSVVLQLTKAVQIESITIGTYHTSMLEVLVGSSEKPNETFEVLVPSCVLCSPREARGAPVERVKSFTRDELTSVRQRRWDRLRLVCSQPYNRHCKYGISFVHIFEPESPTLSGHTALSISRTFRLEELGSEDEEFRPGELFHKHKQDQKTHNSTDAQIRQATSRALNNIGDSSTRLTKTPISKTSNRPSDQSSNYSTREKRSLMYTEDDEQPHQKIDRVIERHGREKQREDGKKKTDQEAKKKKTGSKREESKGDEKNKETKHTDNRTQDQTHTTLMNSTKRKHSQEAPSRAPARPLSSLLSDVVFSISGYVNPRRASVRAAALRMGAHYTPDVTADCTHLICAFPNTPKLRLVRGSVAVVKAEWVEDCLRSGTRLKETTYDTRGGAGGRHQDSERTGDGGGGGRGRCSNGDSAETEHDTDDEIEQVMRRQKRKRLSEEEEEGGEEDRDVMCDTDEEDGEQRREEIDARKSLPTFLAGVTFSLCPELPVCERALLERYITAYGGVVLQLLCNVKYHSGEEDEGGKA; encoded by the exons ATGCCTCGAGTTAAAATTGATTACGTTGTGAGCATGAGCAGTGAGGACCCT GAAAATCCggcaaacaatttattatcgtgggaaataaataaaaagaaatggcTTTGTAAGACGGGGGAGACCTCTTGTTCAGTAGTTCTACAGCTGACTAAGGCTGTCCAG ATAGAATCGATCACGATTGGAACATACCACACGTCTATGTTAGAGGTGTTAGTAGGATCATCAGAGAAGCCCAATGAAACCTTTGAG GTGTTAGTCCCGAGTTGTGTGCTGTGTTCTCCACGAGAGGCTCGCGGAGCACCAGTTGAGAGAGTGAAGAGCTTTACACGAGATGAACTGACATCTGTCCGACAGAGACGCTGGGACCGATTGAGACTAGTCTGCTCACAACCTTACAACAGACACTGCAAG TATGGAATCTCATTTGTTCATATCTTTGAACCGGAAAGTCCAACTCTGTCCGGTCACACAGCCTTGTCTATCTCTCGCACGTTCCGCCTCGAGGAGCTTGGTTCAGAGGATGAAGAGTTCCGTCCTGGGGAACTGTTCCATAAACACAAACAAGACCAGAAAACACATAATAGTACTG ATGCACAAATCAGACAAGCGACGTCGCGGGCACTGAACAACATAGGCGACTCCTCCACCAGATTAACAAAGACGCCAATATCGAAAACTAGCAACAGACCGTCTGATCAAAGCTCGAATTATTCCACTCGAGAAAAGAGGAGTCTCATGTATACAGAGGATGACGAGCAACCACACCAGAAAATAGATAGAGTTATAGAAAGACATGGGAGAGAGAAACAGAGAGAAGATGGAAAAAAGAAAACTGACCAGGAGGCCAAGAAGAAGAAGACCGGCAGTAAGAGAGAAGAAAGTAAGGGAGATGAGAAGAACAAGGAGACAAAACATACAGACAATCGGACTCAGGACCAGACACATACTACATTAATGAATTCCACTAAAAGGAAACACTCCCAGGAAG CCCCATCCCGGGCTCCGGCCCGTCCCCTGTCTTCTCTTCTGTCGGATGTGGTGTTCTCTATTTCGGGATACGTGAACCCGCGTCGAGCGTCGGTCCGCGCGGCCGCTCTCCGGATGGGTGCGCACTACACGCCCGACGTCACCGCCGACTGCACACATCTCAT CTGTGCCTTCCCCAACACTCCAAAACTCCGCCTGGTGCGGGGAAGCGTGGCCGTCGTCAAGGCCGAGTGGGTCGAAGACTGTCTGCGCTCGGGGACCAGGCTGAAGGAGACGACATACGACACGAGGGGAGGGGCGGGGGGGCGCCACCAGGACAGTGAGAGGACGGGAGACGGGGGAGGAGGAGGGAGGGGGCGATGTAGTAACGGTGACTCCGCAGAGACGGAGCATGACACGGACGACGAAATAGAACAAGTCATGCGACGACAAAAGAGAAAACGACTCAGTGAAGAGGAAGAAGAGGGAGGGGAGGAAGACCGGGATGTGATGTGCGACACGGACGAGGAGGACGGAGAACAGAGGCGGGAGGAGATAGACGCCCGTAAG TCGCTGCCGACGTTCCTGGCGGGAGTGACGTTCTCCCTGTGCCCGGAGCTGCCGGTGTGTGAGCGCGCGCTCCTGGAGCGGTACATCACAGCCTACGGCGGGGTGGTGCTGCAG CTGCTGTGCAACGTCAAATATCACTCAGGGGAAGAGGACGAAGGAGGCAAGGCGTGA
- the LOC116770598 gene encoding DNA repair protein XRCC1 isoform X2, with protein MPRVKIDYVVSMSSEDPENPANNLLSWEINKKKWLCKTGETSCSVVLQLTKAVQIESITIGTYHTSMLEVLVGSSEKPNETFEVLVPSCVLCSPREARGAPVERVKSFTRDELTSVRQRRWDRLRLVCSQPYNRHCKYGISFVHIFEPESPTLSGHTALSISRTFRLEELGSEDEEFRPGELFHKHKQDQKTHNNAQIRQATSRALNNIGDSSTRLTKTPISKTSNRPSDQSSNYSTREKRSLMYTEDDEQPHQKIDRVIERHGREKQREDGKKKTDQEAKKKKTGSKREESKGDEKNKETKHTDNRTQDQTHTTLMNSTKRKHSQEAPSRAPARPLSSLLSDVVFSISGYVNPRRASVRAAALRMGAHYTPDVTADCTHLICAFPNTPKLRLVRGSVAVVKAEWVEDCLRSGTRLKETTYDTRGGAGGRHQDSERTGDGGGGGRGRCSNGDSAETEHDTDDEIEQVMRRQKRKRLSEEEEEGGEEDRDVMCDTDEEDGEQRREEIDARKSLPTFLAGVTFSLCPELPVCERALLERYITAYGGVVLQCASEAPQYTISSSSASNPAWLWECHTRGRLLPLD; from the exons ATGCCTCGAGTTAAAATTGATTACGTTGTGAGCATGAGCAGTGAGGACCCT GAAAATCCggcaaacaatttattatcgtgggaaataaataaaaagaaatggcTTTGTAAGACGGGGGAGACCTCTTGTTCAGTAGTTCTACAGCTGACTAAGGCTGTCCAG ATAGAATCGATCACGATTGGAACATACCACACGTCTATGTTAGAGGTGTTAGTAGGATCATCAGAGAAGCCCAATGAAACCTTTGAG GTGTTAGTCCCGAGTTGTGTGCTGTGTTCTCCACGAGAGGCTCGCGGAGCACCAGTTGAGAGAGTGAAGAGCTTTACACGAGATGAACTGACATCTGTCCGACAGAGACGCTGGGACCGATTGAGACTAGTCTGCTCACAACCTTACAACAGACACTGCAAG TATGGAATCTCATTTGTTCATATCTTTGAACCGGAAAGTCCAACTCTGTCCGGTCACACAGCCTTGTCTATCTCTCGCACGTTCCGCCTCGAGGAGCTTGGTTCAGAGGATGAAGAGTTCCGTCCTGGGGAACTGTTCCATAAACACAAACAAGACCAGAAAACACATAATA ATGCACAAATCAGACAAGCGACGTCGCGGGCACTGAACAACATAGGCGACTCCTCCACCAGATTAACAAAGACGCCAATATCGAAAACTAGCAACAGACCGTCTGATCAAAGCTCGAATTATTCCACTCGAGAAAAGAGGAGTCTCATGTATACAGAGGATGACGAGCAACCACACCAGAAAATAGATAGAGTTATAGAAAGACATGGGAGAGAGAAACAGAGAGAAGATGGAAAAAAGAAAACTGACCAGGAGGCCAAGAAGAAGAAGACCGGCAGTAAGAGAGAAGAAAGTAAGGGAGATGAGAAGAACAAGGAGACAAAACATACAGACAATCGGACTCAGGACCAGACACATACTACATTAATGAATTCCACTAAAAGGAAACACTCCCAGGAAG CCCCATCCCGGGCTCCGGCCCGTCCCCTGTCTTCTCTTCTGTCGGATGTGGTGTTCTCTATTTCGGGATACGTGAACCCGCGTCGAGCGTCGGTCCGCGCGGCCGCTCTCCGGATGGGTGCGCACTACACGCCCGACGTCACCGCCGACTGCACACATCTCAT CTGTGCCTTCCCCAACACTCCAAAACTCCGCCTGGTGCGGGGAAGCGTGGCCGTCGTCAAGGCCGAGTGGGTCGAAGACTGTCTGCGCTCGGGGACCAGGCTGAAGGAGACGACATACGACACGAGGGGAGGGGCGGGGGGGCGCCACCAGGACAGTGAGAGGACGGGAGACGGGGGAGGAGGAGGGAGGGGGCGATGTAGTAACGGTGACTCCGCAGAGACGGAGCATGACACGGACGACGAAATAGAACAAGTCATGCGACGACAAAAGAGAAAACGACTCAGTGAAGAGGAAGAAGAGGGAGGGGAGGAAGACCGGGATGTGATGTGCGACACGGACGAGGAGGACGGAGAACAGAGGCGGGAGGAGATAGACGCCCGTAAG TCGCTGCCGACGTTCCTGGCGGGAGTGACGTTCTCCCTGTGCCCGGAGCTGCCGGTGTGTGAGCGCGCGCTCCTGGAGCGGTACATCACAGCCTACGGCGGGGTGGTGCTGCAG TGTGCCAGCGAGGCGCCGCAGTACACCATCAGCTCGTCGTCCGCCTCCAACCCCGCTTGGCTGTGGGAGTGTCACACACGCGGACGACTGCTGCCGCTCGACTGA
- the LOC116770598 gene encoding DNA repair protein XRCC1 isoform X4 gives MPRVKIDYVVSMSSEDPENPANNLLSWEINKKKWLCKTGETSCSVVLQLTKAVQIESITIGTYHTSMLEVLVGSSEKPNETFEVLVPSCVLCSPREARGAPVERVKSFTRDELTSVRQRRWDRLRLVCSQPYNRHCKYGISFVHIFEPESPTLSGHTALSISRTFRLEELGSEDEEFRPGELFHKHKQDQKTHNSTDAQIRQATSRALNNIGDSSTRLTKTPISKTSNRPSDQSSNYSTREKRSLMYTEDDEQPHQKIDRVIERHGREKQREDGKKKTDQEAKKKKTGSKREESKGDEKNKETKHTDNRTQDQTHTTLMNSTKRKHSQEAPSRAPARPLSSLLSDVVFSISGYVNPRRASVRAAALRMGAHYTPDVTADCTHLICAFPNTPKLRLVRGSVAVVKAEWVEDCLRSGTRLKETTYDTRGGAGGRHQDSERTGDGGGGGRGRCSNGDSAETEHDTDDEIEQVMRRQKRKRLSEEEEEGGEEDRDVMCDTDEEDGEQRREEIDARKCASEAPQYTISSSSASNPAWLWECHTRGRLLPLD, from the exons ATGCCTCGAGTTAAAATTGATTACGTTGTGAGCATGAGCAGTGAGGACCCT GAAAATCCggcaaacaatttattatcgtgggaaataaataaaaagaaatggcTTTGTAAGACGGGGGAGACCTCTTGTTCAGTAGTTCTACAGCTGACTAAGGCTGTCCAG ATAGAATCGATCACGATTGGAACATACCACACGTCTATGTTAGAGGTGTTAGTAGGATCATCAGAGAAGCCCAATGAAACCTTTGAG GTGTTAGTCCCGAGTTGTGTGCTGTGTTCTCCACGAGAGGCTCGCGGAGCACCAGTTGAGAGAGTGAAGAGCTTTACACGAGATGAACTGACATCTGTCCGACAGAGACGCTGGGACCGATTGAGACTAGTCTGCTCACAACCTTACAACAGACACTGCAAG TATGGAATCTCATTTGTTCATATCTTTGAACCGGAAAGTCCAACTCTGTCCGGTCACACAGCCTTGTCTATCTCTCGCACGTTCCGCCTCGAGGAGCTTGGTTCAGAGGATGAAGAGTTCCGTCCTGGGGAACTGTTCCATAAACACAAACAAGACCAGAAAACACATAATAGTACTG ATGCACAAATCAGACAAGCGACGTCGCGGGCACTGAACAACATAGGCGACTCCTCCACCAGATTAACAAAGACGCCAATATCGAAAACTAGCAACAGACCGTCTGATCAAAGCTCGAATTATTCCACTCGAGAAAAGAGGAGTCTCATGTATACAGAGGATGACGAGCAACCACACCAGAAAATAGATAGAGTTATAGAAAGACATGGGAGAGAGAAACAGAGAGAAGATGGAAAAAAGAAAACTGACCAGGAGGCCAAGAAGAAGAAGACCGGCAGTAAGAGAGAAGAAAGTAAGGGAGATGAGAAGAACAAGGAGACAAAACATACAGACAATCGGACTCAGGACCAGACACATACTACATTAATGAATTCCACTAAAAGGAAACACTCCCAGGAAG CCCCATCCCGGGCTCCGGCCCGTCCCCTGTCTTCTCTTCTGTCGGATGTGGTGTTCTCTATTTCGGGATACGTGAACCCGCGTCGAGCGTCGGTCCGCGCGGCCGCTCTCCGGATGGGTGCGCACTACACGCCCGACGTCACCGCCGACTGCACACATCTCAT CTGTGCCTTCCCCAACACTCCAAAACTCCGCCTGGTGCGGGGAAGCGTGGCCGTCGTCAAGGCCGAGTGGGTCGAAGACTGTCTGCGCTCGGGGACCAGGCTGAAGGAGACGACATACGACACGAGGGGAGGGGCGGGGGGGCGCCACCAGGACAGTGAGAGGACGGGAGACGGGGGAGGAGGAGGGAGGGGGCGATGTAGTAACGGTGACTCCGCAGAGACGGAGCATGACACGGACGACGAAATAGAACAAGTCATGCGACGACAAAAGAGAAAACGACTCAGTGAAGAGGAAGAAGAGGGAGGGGAGGAAGACCGGGATGTGATGTGCGACACGGACGAGGAGGACGGAGAACAGAGGCGGGAGGAGATAGACGCCCGTAAG TGTGCCAGCGAGGCGCCGCAGTACACCATCAGCTCGTCGTCCGCCTCCAACCCCGCTTGGCTGTGGGAGTGTCACACACGCGGACGACTGCTGCCGCTCGACTGA
- the LOC116770598 gene encoding DNA repair protein XRCC1 isoform X1: MPRVKIDYVVSMSSEDPENPANNLLSWEINKKKWLCKTGETSCSVVLQLTKAVQIESITIGTYHTSMLEVLVGSSEKPNETFEVLVPSCVLCSPREARGAPVERVKSFTRDELTSVRQRRWDRLRLVCSQPYNRHCKYGISFVHIFEPESPTLSGHTALSISRTFRLEELGSEDEEFRPGELFHKHKQDQKTHNSTDAQIRQATSRALNNIGDSSTRLTKTPISKTSNRPSDQSSNYSTREKRSLMYTEDDEQPHQKIDRVIERHGREKQREDGKKKTDQEAKKKKTGSKREESKGDEKNKETKHTDNRTQDQTHTTLMNSTKRKHSQEAPSRAPARPLSSLLSDVVFSISGYVNPRRASVRAAALRMGAHYTPDVTADCTHLICAFPNTPKLRLVRGSVAVVKAEWVEDCLRSGTRLKETTYDTRGGAGGRHQDSERTGDGGGGGRGRCSNGDSAETEHDTDDEIEQVMRRQKRKRLSEEEEEGGEEDRDVMCDTDEEDGEQRREEIDARKSLPTFLAGVTFSLCPELPVCERALLERYITAYGGVVLQCASEAPQYTISSSSASNPAWLWECHTRGRLLPLD; encoded by the exons ATGCCTCGAGTTAAAATTGATTACGTTGTGAGCATGAGCAGTGAGGACCCT GAAAATCCggcaaacaatttattatcgtgggaaataaataaaaagaaatggcTTTGTAAGACGGGGGAGACCTCTTGTTCAGTAGTTCTACAGCTGACTAAGGCTGTCCAG ATAGAATCGATCACGATTGGAACATACCACACGTCTATGTTAGAGGTGTTAGTAGGATCATCAGAGAAGCCCAATGAAACCTTTGAG GTGTTAGTCCCGAGTTGTGTGCTGTGTTCTCCACGAGAGGCTCGCGGAGCACCAGTTGAGAGAGTGAAGAGCTTTACACGAGATGAACTGACATCTGTCCGACAGAGACGCTGGGACCGATTGAGACTAGTCTGCTCACAACCTTACAACAGACACTGCAAG TATGGAATCTCATTTGTTCATATCTTTGAACCGGAAAGTCCAACTCTGTCCGGTCACACAGCCTTGTCTATCTCTCGCACGTTCCGCCTCGAGGAGCTTGGTTCAGAGGATGAAGAGTTCCGTCCTGGGGAACTGTTCCATAAACACAAACAAGACCAGAAAACACATAATAGTACTG ATGCACAAATCAGACAAGCGACGTCGCGGGCACTGAACAACATAGGCGACTCCTCCACCAGATTAACAAAGACGCCAATATCGAAAACTAGCAACAGACCGTCTGATCAAAGCTCGAATTATTCCACTCGAGAAAAGAGGAGTCTCATGTATACAGAGGATGACGAGCAACCACACCAGAAAATAGATAGAGTTATAGAAAGACATGGGAGAGAGAAACAGAGAGAAGATGGAAAAAAGAAAACTGACCAGGAGGCCAAGAAGAAGAAGACCGGCAGTAAGAGAGAAGAAAGTAAGGGAGATGAGAAGAACAAGGAGACAAAACATACAGACAATCGGACTCAGGACCAGACACATACTACATTAATGAATTCCACTAAAAGGAAACACTCCCAGGAAG CCCCATCCCGGGCTCCGGCCCGTCCCCTGTCTTCTCTTCTGTCGGATGTGGTGTTCTCTATTTCGGGATACGTGAACCCGCGTCGAGCGTCGGTCCGCGCGGCCGCTCTCCGGATGGGTGCGCACTACACGCCCGACGTCACCGCCGACTGCACACATCTCAT CTGTGCCTTCCCCAACACTCCAAAACTCCGCCTGGTGCGGGGAAGCGTGGCCGTCGTCAAGGCCGAGTGGGTCGAAGACTGTCTGCGCTCGGGGACCAGGCTGAAGGAGACGACATACGACACGAGGGGAGGGGCGGGGGGGCGCCACCAGGACAGTGAGAGGACGGGAGACGGGGGAGGAGGAGGGAGGGGGCGATGTAGTAACGGTGACTCCGCAGAGACGGAGCATGACACGGACGACGAAATAGAACAAGTCATGCGACGACAAAAGAGAAAACGACTCAGTGAAGAGGAAGAAGAGGGAGGGGAGGAAGACCGGGATGTGATGTGCGACACGGACGAGGAGGACGGAGAACAGAGGCGGGAGGAGATAGACGCCCGTAAG TCGCTGCCGACGTTCCTGGCGGGAGTGACGTTCTCCCTGTGCCCGGAGCTGCCGGTGTGTGAGCGCGCGCTCCTGGAGCGGTACATCACAGCCTACGGCGGGGTGGTGCTGCAG TGTGCCAGCGAGGCGCCGCAGTACACCATCAGCTCGTCGTCCGCCTCCAACCCCGCTTGGCTGTGGGAGTGTCACACACGCGGACGACTGCTGCCGCTCGACTGA
- the LOC116770598 gene encoding DNA repair protein XRCC1 isoform X6, which yields MLEVLVGSSEKPNETFEVLVPSCVLCSPREARGAPVERVKSFTRDELTSVRQRRWDRLRLVCSQPYNRHCKYGISFVHIFEPESPTLSGHTALSISRTFRLEELGSEDEEFRPGELFHKHKQDQKTHNSTDAQIRQATSRALNNIGDSSTRLTKTPISKTSNRPSDQSSNYSTREKRSLMYTEDDEQPHQKIDRVIERHGREKQREDGKKKTDQEAKKKKTGSKREESKGDEKNKETKHTDNRTQDQTHTTLMNSTKRKHSQEAPSRAPARPLSSLLSDVVFSISGYVNPRRASVRAAALRMGAHYTPDVTADCTHLICAFPNTPKLRLVRGSVAVVKAEWVEDCLRSGTRLKETTYDTRGGAGGRHQDSERTGDGGGGGRGRCSNGDSAETEHDTDDEIEQVMRRQKRKRLSEEEEEGGEEDRDVMCDTDEEDGEQRREEIDARKSLPTFLAGVTFSLCPELPVCERALLERYITAYGGVVLQCASEAPQYTISSSSASNPAWLWECHTRGRLLPLD from the exons ATGTTAGAGGTGTTAGTAGGATCATCAGAGAAGCCCAATGAAACCTTTGAG GTGTTAGTCCCGAGTTGTGTGCTGTGTTCTCCACGAGAGGCTCGCGGAGCACCAGTTGAGAGAGTGAAGAGCTTTACACGAGATGAACTGACATCTGTCCGACAGAGACGCTGGGACCGATTGAGACTAGTCTGCTCACAACCTTACAACAGACACTGCAAG TATGGAATCTCATTTGTTCATATCTTTGAACCGGAAAGTCCAACTCTGTCCGGTCACACAGCCTTGTCTATCTCTCGCACGTTCCGCCTCGAGGAGCTTGGTTCAGAGGATGAAGAGTTCCGTCCTGGGGAACTGTTCCATAAACACAAACAAGACCAGAAAACACATAATAGTACTG ATGCACAAATCAGACAAGCGACGTCGCGGGCACTGAACAACATAGGCGACTCCTCCACCAGATTAACAAAGACGCCAATATCGAAAACTAGCAACAGACCGTCTGATCAAAGCTCGAATTATTCCACTCGAGAAAAGAGGAGTCTCATGTATACAGAGGATGACGAGCAACCACACCAGAAAATAGATAGAGTTATAGAAAGACATGGGAGAGAGAAACAGAGAGAAGATGGAAAAAAGAAAACTGACCAGGAGGCCAAGAAGAAGAAGACCGGCAGTAAGAGAGAAGAAAGTAAGGGAGATGAGAAGAACAAGGAGACAAAACATACAGACAATCGGACTCAGGACCAGACACATACTACATTAATGAATTCCACTAAAAGGAAACACTCCCAGGAAG CCCCATCCCGGGCTCCGGCCCGTCCCCTGTCTTCTCTTCTGTCGGATGTGGTGTTCTCTATTTCGGGATACGTGAACCCGCGTCGAGCGTCGGTCCGCGCGGCCGCTCTCCGGATGGGTGCGCACTACACGCCCGACGTCACCGCCGACTGCACACATCTCAT CTGTGCCTTCCCCAACACTCCAAAACTCCGCCTGGTGCGGGGAAGCGTGGCCGTCGTCAAGGCCGAGTGGGTCGAAGACTGTCTGCGCTCGGGGACCAGGCTGAAGGAGACGACATACGACACGAGGGGAGGGGCGGGGGGGCGCCACCAGGACAGTGAGAGGACGGGAGACGGGGGAGGAGGAGGGAGGGGGCGATGTAGTAACGGTGACTCCGCAGAGACGGAGCATGACACGGACGACGAAATAGAACAAGTCATGCGACGACAAAAGAGAAAACGACTCAGTGAAGAGGAAGAAGAGGGAGGGGAGGAAGACCGGGATGTGATGTGCGACACGGACGAGGAGGACGGAGAACAGAGGCGGGAGGAGATAGACGCCCGTAAG TCGCTGCCGACGTTCCTGGCGGGAGTGACGTTCTCCCTGTGCCCGGAGCTGCCGGTGTGTGAGCGCGCGCTCCTGGAGCGGTACATCACAGCCTACGGCGGGGTGGTGCTGCAG TGTGCCAGCGAGGCGCCGCAGTACACCATCAGCTCGTCGTCCGCCTCCAACCCCGCTTGGCTGTGGGAGTGTCACACACGCGGACGACTGCTGCCGCTCGACTGA